Proteins encoded within one genomic window of Streptomyces kaniharaensis:
- the efeO gene encoding iron uptake system protein EfeO: MSARRRSTAAALLTLAVAIATLAGCADKKDDKAGSADAVTVNATDSACEVSKTSVPAGHVMLDISNKGSKTTEVYVYGDGDKIITERENIGPGTKATIDAEIKAGSYEIACKPGMVGDGIRQKITVTGEGGASAAADPRLAGAVDAYRKYAQEQADTTIPAVEAFAAAIKAGDVEKAKSLYAASRTGWERTEPVAESFGDVDPKTDTREDKVEAGKEWTGWHKLEKSLWADAKIGDDEKKLADQLVNDLKDWQKKIPSAEITATSMANGAKELLDEVATNKITGEEDRYSHTDLADFQANVEGAQKAYELLKPVAAEKDPELSKTLDSEFAAIQALLAKYKQADGTFTSYDKVAQAERKTFSDAVNSLGEPLSKLAAAVVAK, encoded by the coding sequence ATGTCCGCCCGCCGCCGTTCCACCGCAGCCGCGCTGCTCACCCTCGCCGTGGCGATCGCCACCCTGGCCGGCTGCGCGGACAAGAAGGACGACAAGGCCGGCAGCGCCGACGCCGTCACGGTCAACGCCACCGACTCCGCGTGCGAGGTCTCCAAGACCAGCGTCCCGGCCGGGCACGTCATGCTGGACATCAGCAACAAGGGCTCGAAGACCACCGAGGTCTACGTCTACGGTGACGGCGACAAGATCATCACCGAGCGCGAAAACATCGGCCCCGGCACCAAGGCGACCATCGACGCCGAGATCAAGGCCGGCTCGTACGAGATCGCCTGCAAGCCCGGCATGGTCGGCGACGGCATCCGCCAGAAGATCACCGTGACCGGCGAGGGCGGCGCCTCCGCCGCGGCCGACCCGCGCCTGGCCGGCGCCGTCGACGCCTACCGCAAGTACGCCCAGGAGCAGGCCGACACCACCATCCCGGCCGTCGAGGCCTTCGCCGCCGCGATCAAGGCGGGCGACGTGGAGAAGGCCAAGTCGCTGTACGCGGCCTCGCGCACCGGCTGGGAGCGCACCGAGCCGGTCGCCGAGAGCTTCGGCGATGTCGACCCGAAGACCGACACCCGCGAGGACAAGGTCGAGGCCGGCAAGGAGTGGACCGGCTGGCACAAGCTGGAGAAGTCGCTCTGGGCCGACGCGAAGATCGGCGACGACGAGAAGAAGCTCGCCGACCAGCTGGTCAACGATCTGAAGGACTGGCAGAAGAAGATCCCCTCGGCGGAGATCACCGCGACCAGCATGGCCAACGGCGCCAAGGAGCTGCTGGACGAGGTCGCCACCAACAAGATCACCGGTGAGGAGGACCGCTACAGCCACACCGACCTGGCCGACTTCCAGGCCAACGTCGAGGGCGCGCAGAAGGCCTACGAGCTGCTGAAGCCGGTCGCCGCCGAGAAGGACCCCGAGCTGTCCAAGACCCTGGACTCCGAGTTCGCCGCCATCCAGGCCCTGCTCGCCAAGTACAAGCAGGCCGACGGCACCTTCACCTCCTACGACAAGGTCGCCCAGGCCGAGCGCAAGACCTTCTCCGACGCGGTCAACTCGCTGGGCGAGCCGCTGTCGAAGCTGGCCGCCGCCGTGGTCGCCAAGTAA